From one Alkalibaculum bacchi genomic stretch:
- a CDS encoding (Fe-S)-binding protein, with protein MYLEEVNVIFIEPCTADANKMRFKAAFSRNISEILPYLNAEIKIAQYNHRAENLTFNQGIKIITLSSETLSVAKIINETDAYEMCDYIKNLINDIYKKRDVIVPLFEMRKKPSVLDIYKYLPKTNCKRCGESTCVAFASKLIVGELQVQQCRSIHENKHDGKLDELKKILNC; from the coding sequence ATGTATTTAGAAGAGGTAAACGTTATTTTTATTGAACCTTGCACCGCAGATGCAAATAAAATGAGATTTAAAGCTGCATTTTCTAGAAATATTTCAGAAATTCTCCCTTACCTGAATGCAGAGATAAAAATTGCTCAATACAATCATAGAGCAGAAAATCTAACGTTTAATCAAGGAATAAAAATAATTACACTTTCTAGTGAAACACTTTCAGTTGCAAAAATTATAAATGAAACAGATGCATATGAAATGTGTGACTATATTAAGAATTTGATTAATGACATTTACAAAAAAAGAGATGTAATAGTACCTCTATTTGAGATGCGAAAAAAGCCTTCTGTATTAGATATATATAAATATTTACCAAAAACAAATTGTAAAAGATGCGGAGAATCTACATGTGTTGCATTTGCATCAAAACTAATAGTAGGTGAATTGCAAGTACAACAATGTCGTTCCATCCACGAAAATAAAC
- a CDS encoding aminotransferase class V-fold PLP-dependent enzyme: protein MGIYLDNAATSYPKPQKVIESMTNFMMDIGATSGRGAYETAIQSDMLVYQVRKGITDLFHFNDVKKVIFTLNATESLNVALKGILNKGDHVITSSIEHNAVWRCLKTLERDIGITISVVSCSKEGFTNPFEVENAICEDTALVVFNHASNVLGTLQPIKEIGEICRKYEIPFLVDAAQTAGVYPIDVIDNNINLLAFTGHKGLLGPMGTGGLVINWKGDIKPIKSGGTGGDSTYEYQPDYYPNRLESGTLNVPGIVGLGEGIKYIQKVGVNKIYHKEKELLEYAFNQLHEIEGITVYGPQDSEKIIGVISFNLKDKSCDEVAYKLGRQFGIMIRAGLHCAPTAHEIIGTKTTGTCRIGIGYFNEKKDIDFLIEALQKINK from the coding sequence ATGGGTATTTATTTAGATAATGCAGCAACTTCATATCCTAAACCACAAAAAGTCATCGAATCCATGACTAATTTTATGATGGATATAGGTGCTACCTCCGGTAGAGGCGCTTATGAAACGGCCATTCAATCAGATATGTTGGTTTATCAAGTTAGAAAAGGGATAACAGATTTATTTCATTTTAACGATGTCAAAAAAGTTATTTTTACTTTAAACGCTACTGAATCATTAAATGTAGCTTTAAAAGGAATTCTTAATAAAGGTGATCATGTTATTACTAGTTCCATAGAGCACAATGCTGTATGGCGTTGTTTAAAGACATTAGAGAGAGATATCGGAATAACTATTTCAGTTGTATCCTGTAGTAAAGAAGGCTTTACAAATCCTTTCGAGGTTGAAAATGCAATTTGTGAAGACACTGCGCTAGTAGTATTTAATCATGCATCCAATGTCTTAGGAACCCTCCAACCAATTAAGGAAATTGGAGAAATCTGTAGAAAGTACGAGATTCCTTTCCTAGTGGATGCAGCTCAAACTGCAGGGGTATACCCGATTGATGTAATAGACAATAATATTAATTTGTTGGCATTTACAGGACATAAGGGGCTCCTTGGTCCTATGGGCACAGGAGGACTTGTTATAAATTGGAAGGGTGATATTAAGCCTATCAAATCTGGGGGAACAGGAGGAGACTCTACTTATGAGTACCAACCTGATTACTATCCAAATAGATTAGAATCTGGAACGCTAAATGTTCCCGGGATTGTGGGTCTGGGTGAAGGGATAAAATACATACAAAAGGTTGGAGTCAATAAAATCTACCACAAAGAAAAAGAATTGTTAGAATATGCTTTTAATCAATTACATGAAATTGAAGGTATCACTGTTTATGGTCCCCAAGATAGTGAAAAAATTATTGGTGTAATTTCGTTTAATTTAAAGGATAAATCTTGTGATGAAGTAGCTTATAAATTAGGTCGACAGTTTGGAATAATGATTCGAGCAGGATTACATTGCGCCCCTACAGCACATGAGATTATTGGCACAAAAACAACAGGAACTTGTAGAATTGGAATCGGCTATTTTAATGAGAAGAAAGATATTGATTTTTTAATAGAAGCACTTCAGAAAATTAATAAATAG
- a CDS encoding ArsR/SmtB family transcription factor has translation MTKTYEEQAKVFKALCDERRLRILALLRSGEKCACVLEEQLNMPQSSLSYHMKILCESGIVDSRQEGKWTHYWISEEGSISAIDLLKIITTNDVISNIS, from the coding sequence TTGACGAAGACATATGAAGAGCAGGCAAAAGTGTTTAAAGCCTTATGTGATGAAAGACGTTTACGAATACTTGCGTTACTTCGTAGTGGTGAAAAATGTGCTTGTGTTTTAGAGGAACAACTTAATATGCCACAATCATCCCTATCATACCATATGAAAATTTTATGCGAATCTGGCATCGTTGATAGCAGACAAGAGGGCAAATGGACACATTATTGGATAAGTGAAGAGGGCAGTATTTCTGCCATAGATCTACTTAAAATTATTACAACAAACGATGTGATTTCTAATATTAGCTGA